A region of Toxorhynchites rutilus septentrionalis strain SRP chromosome 1, ASM2978413v1, whole genome shotgun sequence DNA encodes the following proteins:
- the LOC129761514 gene encoding uncharacterized protein LOC129761514, with the protein MELSMLDRTTAIYDLGVTIDSKLRFNDHVGMMTAKAFSVLGFIRRHAYEFSDIHVLKIMYCSLIQDDFVAANGVQDGIRSQDETDSTNLISYECTDTESPQLNISCEDDQTRTEPSGVARSAYESLQAETVTTTYDEPLQVTVVVVNYDQPLQVNAATVNYSEPLQSELATIDCSLIQSMNPAEGEISIIPEVVGCDTTGHLSLEGVFELDPNLYFQVGENGEVIEMIVGDQPTLPTKPETTNNSQSNEVVSIAKDPASAVPKVRLNKSKNPGKRAPKRKVCAEELTSIKYRKHLKTASATQTIKNIKKRSRKKPTADVVSDILCFSCGDLFRSTGNGNGWEKCLRCDIWFHETCTGSNIVTCSTCV; encoded by the exons ATGGAATTGTCGATGTTGGATCGCACAACGGCCATCTACGATCTTGGAGTCACGATAGACTCAAAACTGAGATTCAATGACCACGTCGGCATGATGACTGCCAAAGCTTTTTCAGTACTGGGTTTCATACGCCGCCACGCGTACGAGTTCAGCGATATCCATGTTCTGAAAATCATGTACTGTTCGTTGATCC AAGATGATTTTGTCGCTGCTAATGGTGTGCAAGATGGAATTAGATCACAGGACGAGACTGATTCGACCAATTTGATATCCTATGAATGTACTGATACTGAAAGCCCTCAGCTGAATATATCCTGCGAAGACGATCAAACGAGAACGGAACCAAGTGGAGTTGCTAGGTCAGCCTACGAGTCACTGCAAGCTGAAACAGTCACTACCACCTACGATGAGCCACTGCAGGTCACAGTGGTTGTCGTAAACTATGATCAACCACTTCAGGTTAATGCAGCTACTGTTAATTACAGTGAACCTCTGCAGTCTGAATTAGCCACCATCGACTGCTCTCTTATCCAGTCAATGAATCCCGCGGAAGGAGAAATATCCATTATCCCAGAGGTTGTTGGATGCGATACAACAGGTCATTTATCTCTCGAAGGAGTGTTTGAACTGGACCCCAATCTTTATTTTCAAGTTGGTGAAAATGGAGAAGTCATTGAGATGATCGTAGGTGATCAACCAACGCTGCCAACCAAACCAG AAACGACCAACAATTCCCAGTCAAACGAAGTAGTTAGCATTGCCAAAGATCCAGCTTCAGCAGTACCGAAGGTCAGATTGAACAAATCGAAGAATCCTGGTAAACGAGCTCCAAAACGGAAGGTCTGTGCAGAAGAGCTAACGTCGATTAAATATCGGAAGCATTTGAAAACAGCAAGCGCTACACAGACCATCAAGAACATTAAAAAGAGAAGTCGTAAGAAACCAACAGCTGATGTTGTGAGTGATATTTTGTGCTTCTCTTGTGGAGATTTGTTCAGATCAaccggaaatggaaatggatggGAGAAGTGTCTTCGTTGTGATATTTGGTTCCATGAGACTTGCACTGGATCAAACATCGTAACTTGCAGCACCTGTGTTTAA